A part of Gossypium hirsutum isolate 1008001.06 chromosome A07, Gossypium_hirsutum_v2.1, whole genome shotgun sequence genomic DNA contains:
- the LOC107952824 gene encoding uncharacterized protein: protein MNHYNLQQNPVAVSAYEEMGGFISSISEHHRAGPVVCPKPRGIGVLTNNPIKPFRLHMSHQADVSESKASAELLDIILNKGDLWAEQSAAQVASSPPFFCGSPPSRATNPVVQDARFGDERVAALSASQSPSPSQSAHKGGCVRMSFGLKPAAIRVEGFDCLNRDNQNSRIPAMA, encoded by the exons ATGAATCACTACAATCTTCAGCAGAATCCCGTTGCCGTTTCCGCTTACGAGGAGATGGGAGGGTTTATCTCTTCAATATCGGAGCATCATAGGGCCGGCCCCGTTGTTTGCCCTAAGCCTCGGGGAATTGGGGTTCTCACCAATAACCCTATCAAGCCCTTTAGATTGCATATGAg TCACCAAGCCGATGTAAGTGAATCGAAAGCCAGTGCAGAACTTCTAGATATCATCCTCAACAAG GGTGATTTATGGGCAGAGCAATCTGCAGCACAGGTAGCATCTTCACCCCCATTTTTTTGTGGTTCGCCCCCAAGTAGGGCCACGAACCCAGTTGTGCAAGATGCTCGATTTGGTGATGAAAGAGTTGCAGCCCTTTCAGCATCGCAAAGTCCATCTCCGTCGCAATCGGCACATAAAGGGGGATGTGTTAGGATGTCGTTTGGGCTAAAACCAGCGGCAATTAGAGTAGAAGGATTTGATTGCCTTAACAGGGATAACCAAAATTCCAGAATCCCGGCTATGGCTTAG